The Aurantiacibacter gangjinensis genome includes a region encoding these proteins:
- a CDS encoding aquaporin has translation MAGGKIDWQRRVAAEALGSFFLFAGVIGSGVMGEQLAAGNVAVALLANTIATGAILYVLIAALGPVSGAHFNPAVTLAFALRREIGWRLAAGYVAVQVAAGALGAWAVHLMFDLPILQFSTKARTGIGQWSGELVATFGLVFTILALLRVRPAAIPAAVGLYITSAYWFTSSTSFANPAISVVRSLSNTFAGIAPGDVPGFVVAQLAGAVLAVIVAGWLYPSTDEPDRGA, from the coding sequence ATGGCTGGTGGAAAGATTGATTGGCAGCGCCGTGTGGCAGCAGAAGCGCTTGGCAGCTTCTTTCTGTTTGCAGGCGTCATCGGCTCTGGCGTCATGGGTGAACAACTGGCCGCCGGCAATGTCGCCGTTGCGCTGCTCGCCAATACGATTGCAACGGGCGCTATCCTTTATGTTTTAATCGCGGCCCTCGGCCCCGTGTCGGGTGCGCATTTTAATCCGGCGGTCACGCTCGCTTTCGCGCTCCGCCGCGAGATCGGCTGGCGCCTCGCTGCGGGCTACGTGGCCGTGCAGGTCGCGGCGGGCGCGCTGGGCGCCTGGGCCGTACACCTGATGTTCGACCTGCCGATCCTGCAATTCTCCACCAAGGCGCGCACCGGCATCGGGCAATGGAGCGGAGAACTGGTGGCGACTTTTGGGCTCGTTTTCACGATCCTTGCCTTGCTGAGAGTGCGTCCTGCCGCCATTCCCGCGGCGGTAGGGCTATACATCACATCGGCGTATTGGTTCACCAGCTCTACGAGTTTTGCCAATCCGGCGATTTCTGTCGTGCGCAGCCTGTCCAACACCTTCGCGGGCATTGCGCCCGGCGATGTGCCGGGCTTCGTAGTCGCGCAGCTCGCCGGAGCCGTGCTCGCCGTCATTGTTGCGGGGTGGCTCTATCCGTCGACCGACGAGCCGGACCGCGGGGCCTAA